In Bacillus cytotoxicus NVH 391-98, the following are encoded in one genomic region:
- a CDS encoding thioesterase family protein encodes MPQIENPLLKENVQKDWIDYNGHMTDAAYAVVFSMAVDQFMIELGIHADFRDKHQYSIYTLETHLCYLAEAYEGQALQVKIQLLDYDTKRLHIFFTMENEQGEPLATSEQMLMGIDMNKGRPAPFPPEIYTRIEKLGESHKSLQPPKQAGRTIGIRRK; translated from the coding sequence TTGCCTCAAATTGAAAACCCACTCTTAAAAGAAAACGTCCAAAAAGATTGGATCGACTATAATGGGCATATGACAGATGCGGCCTATGCCGTCGTCTTCAGTATGGCTGTAGATCAATTTATGATCGAATTAGGAATCCATGCTGATTTTCGTGATAAACATCAATATTCCATTTACACATTAGAAACACACCTTTGCTATCTAGCTGAGGCATATGAAGGACAAGCCCTACAAGTCAAAATCCAGCTGTTAGATTATGACACAAAACGATTGCATATCTTTTTCACAATGGAAAACGAACAAGGAGAGCCACTTGCAACGAGTGAACAAATGTTGATGGGGATAGATATGAACAAAGGCCGCCCTGCCCCTTTCCCGCCTGAGATTTACACACGTATTGAAAAACTTGGCGAATCGCATAAAAGTTTACAACCACCGAAACAAGCTGGAAGAACGATTGGTATTCGGAGAAAATAA
- a CDS encoding BKACE family enzyme: MNQNVIVTCAVTGAGETTKKSSHVPVTPKEIAQASIEAAKAGATIAHIHVRNPKTGALSHDLTLFREVVERIRESDTDVILNITAGGGGDWIPSQEDPTMGGPGTDMQTPEERHEPVEALLPEICTLDCGSLNFGDQLYVSPTDWLRKQALLIQKSGVKPELECFDTGHVRFAKQLMEEGLIDGDPMFQFCLGIPWGAEADTETMLYMRDKLPENAHWSAFGIGRMQMPMAIQSILLGGNVRVGLEDNLYLDKGVFATNAQLVDRVVTTMSGLGATPMTPEEARKHLGLRNPYGKAE, from the coding sequence ATGAATCAAAATGTAATCGTAACATGTGCAGTAACAGGAGCTGGAGAAACGACGAAAAAAAGCTCACACGTACCAGTTACCCCAAAAGAAATCGCACAAGCATCCATTGAAGCTGCGAAGGCCGGTGCCACAATCGCCCATATCCATGTACGTAATCCAAAAACGGGAGCGCTGAGTCATGATCTTACTTTATTTAGAGAAGTAGTGGAAAGAATTCGAGAATCCGATACAGATGTTATTTTAAATATTACAGCTGGCGGAGGCGGCGATTGGATTCCAAGCCAAGAGGATCCGACAATGGGCGGTCCTGGAACGGACATGCAAACACCGGAAGAGCGTCATGAGCCTGTAGAAGCTCTATTACCTGAAATCTGTACATTAGATTGCGGAAGTCTAAATTTTGGCGACCAACTTTACGTCAGTCCAACAGATTGGCTACGCAAGCAAGCGCTCCTCATTCAGAAAAGCGGTGTGAAGCCTGAACTAGAGTGCTTTGATACCGGTCATGTTCGCTTTGCGAAACAGTTAATGGAGGAAGGTCTTATCGATGGTGATCCGATGTTCCAATTTTGCCTCGGAATCCCATGGGGAGCAGAAGCGGATACAGAAACAATGCTGTATATGCGCGATAAACTTCCTGAAAATGCTCACTGGTCAGCATTTGGAATTGGACGGATGCAAATGCCAATGGCGATTCAATCCATCCTTCTAGGCGGAAATGTTCGCGTAGGACTGGAGGATAACCTTTATTTAGATAAAGGTGTGTTTGCAACAAATGCACAGTTAGTAGACCGCGTTGTCACGACCATGAGCGGATTAGGTGCTACACCAATGACACCAGAAGAAGCACGGAAACATCTAGGATTAAGAAATCCTTATGGAAAGGCGGAATAA
- a CDS encoding DUF3311 domain-containing protein: MKKVFVWILGLLPVIGSFTVVNRVKPYVFGLPFIVFWAAAWLVLTSVCLYVMSIIQDRQEEGKLDE; the protein is encoded by the coding sequence ATGAAGAAAGTGTTCGTTTGGATATTAGGATTGCTTCCTGTTATTGGTTCATTCACTGTTGTAAACAGAGTGAAGCCATATGTATTTGGTTTACCTTTCATTGTATTTTGGGCGGCTGCCTGGCTAGTTTTAACTTCTGTCTGTTTATATGTGATGAGCATTATTCAAGATCGGCAGGAGGAGGGGAAGCTTGATGAATAG
- a CDS encoding aromatic ring-hydroxylating oxygenase subunit alpha has protein sequence MAFNKVQNATTRTFERVLPYDLYTNPEVVREEKDKIFSTSWQLVGHVSQVENAGSFFTTEVAGEPILVIRGKDEIVRAFYNVCPHRATKLEKNEAGQKKILQCGYHGWSFHLDGKLNRAPNFKGDDQACVASACLRSVRMEIAESLIFVNLDDNAAPLMESYGDFFEKLSKFSFLSELKKTHDKKRVIKANWKAFIDNYLECDHCHTAHPSFVATLDMKDYQIITCENYSVQGSMVKPNKNYGSVNLNEAEMQGGSFYWLWPNLMITIYPGPGNMATIQMIPIDHETTLGVYTYYFRDENLTQEEKDLVAFAEQVRNEDVELVELEQVGFRSRAFQKGIYSSSEQAVVQFHEMVLEALEK, from the coding sequence ATGGCGTTCAATAAAGTGCAAAACGCTACTACCCGAACATTTGAAAGAGTGCTTCCGTATGATTTGTATACAAATCCAGAAGTTGTAAGAGAAGAAAAAGATAAGATTTTTTCGACATCATGGCAACTTGTTGGTCATGTGAGTCAGGTGGAAAATGCAGGTAGTTTCTTCACGACAGAAGTAGCGGGGGAACCCATTCTTGTCATTCGAGGTAAGGATGAGATTGTGCGAGCATTTTATAATGTTTGTCCGCACCGGGCAACGAAGTTAGAAAAAAATGAGGCAGGGCAGAAGAAAATTTTACAATGTGGGTATCATGGCTGGAGTTTTCATTTAGACGGTAAATTGAATCGGGCTCCTAATTTTAAAGGGGATGATCAGGCTTGTGTCGCGAGTGCTTGTTTACGTTCGGTACGAATGGAAATTGCAGAATCATTAATTTTTGTAAACTTAGATGATAACGCTGCCCCTCTTATGGAATCGTATGGTGACTTTTTTGAGAAATTAAGTAAATTTTCGTTTCTTAGTGAATTGAAGAAAACGCATGATAAAAAACGAGTCATTAAGGCAAATTGGAAGGCTTTTATTGATAATTATTTGGAATGTGATCACTGCCATACTGCACATCCGAGTTTTGTGGCGACATTGGATATGAAGGATTATCAAATTATTACGTGTGAGAATTATTCTGTTCAAGGTTCGATGGTAAAGCCGAACAAAAATTACGGGTCTGTGAATTTAAATGAGGCGGAAATGCAAGGAGGCAGCTTCTATTGGTTATGGCCAAATCTTATGATTACAATTTATCCTGGTCCTGGCAATATGGCGACGATTCAAATGATTCCGATTGATCATGAGACGACATTAGGCGTGTATACGTACTATTTTAGAGATGAAAATTTAACACAAGAGGAAAAGGATTTAGTTGCTTTTGCAGAACAAGTGAGAAATGAAGATGTCGAGCTTGTCGAACTGGAGCAAGTTGGCTTTCGTTCTCGTGCATTTCAAAAAGGAATTTACTCTTCATCTGAACAAGCCGTTGTGCAGTTTCATGAAATGGTGTTAGAGGCTTTAGAAAAATAA
- a CDS encoding DUF5105 domain-containing protein yields MLNYFKALKTAFQKHVKFGTKVISKNGDKAPVE; encoded by the coding sequence CTGTTAAATTACTTTAAAGCTTTAAAAACAGCATTCCAAAAACATGTGAAATTTGGAACGAAGGTAATATCCAAAAATGGAGATAAAGCGCCAGTTGAATGA
- a CDS encoding sodium:solute symporter family protein, whose product MNSAIFILIGTFLLTFYLGMHARKGREMQLEQWAVGNRNFGSVIMFVLMAGEIFTTYVFLGGSGGAYRMGGPIIYIFNAFCYIVPFWILPPIWRYAKKHTLLTQSDFFAKKYNSKPLGLLVAVVGIVSMIPYIVLQLKGLKIIVSEASYGMVSPNLAVWIGMIAVTIFVSLSGIHGSASTAILKDILLLIVILFLGIYLPYHYYGGIKPMFETLDATKPEFLLIPKEGYSISWYISTCITIGLGQYMWPQCFGASLSSKDERTLRKNAAILPLYQIILVFILFIGFTALLQIPNLQGADTDLALFKIAKATFDPWVVGVIGAAGILTALVPCSMLLLTASTILSKNIYRTMRPNTTDAQIGRLTRIFVPIVALIAVFFTFYGGSSIIALLIMAYSFVLQLFPPLFCSLWKRNPINRVGAFAGIIAGVIVVAYITIKQATMGTFFPQAPQFIKDIDVGIAALVVNIVIMFVVSVVTNKGKEKLEPEITLQKTV is encoded by the coding sequence ATGAATAGTGCTATATTTATATTGATAGGCACTTTTTTACTTACCTTTTATTTAGGAATGCATGCTCGTAAAGGGCGAGAAATGCAGCTGGAACAATGGGCGGTAGGGAATCGGAATTTTGGTTCTGTTATTATGTTTGTGTTAATGGCTGGCGAAATTTTTACGACGTATGTATTTCTTGGTGGAAGCGGTGGGGCTTATCGAATGGGAGGGCCGATTATTTATATTTTTAACGCATTTTGTTATATTGTCCCATTTTGGATTCTTCCCCCCATTTGGCGCTATGCAAAGAAACATACACTTCTTACGCAGTCTGACTTTTTTGCGAAAAAATATAATAGCAAACCTCTAGGTTTATTAGTAGCGGTCGTTGGGATTGTTTCCATGATTCCTTATATCGTTTTACAGTTAAAGGGGCTTAAGATTATTGTATCGGAAGCTTCATATGGTATGGTTTCCCCTAATTTAGCCGTTTGGATTGGCATGATTGCCGTCACTATATTCGTTTCACTGTCCGGTATACACGGTTCAGCATCCACAGCCATCTTAAAAGATATTCTCCTGCTTATTGTCATTTTATTTTTAGGTATTTATTTACCTTATCATTATTACGGCGGTATTAAGCCAATGTTTGAAACATTAGATGCAACTAAACCGGAGTTCTTACTGATTCCGAAAGAAGGGTACAGTATATCGTGGTATATTTCTACTTGTATTACGATCGGGTTAGGACAATATATGTGGCCACAATGTTTCGGGGCTAGTTTATCATCAAAGGATGAGCGGACATTGCGAAAAAATGCTGCTATTTTACCGCTGTACCAAATTATATTAGTGTTCATCTTATTTATTGGCTTCACAGCCCTGTTACAAATTCCAAACTTACAAGGGGCAGATACCGATTTGGCGTTATTTAAAATTGCAAAAGCAACCTTTGATCCGTGGGTAGTCGGAGTAATCGGAGCGGCAGGTATTTTAACAGCACTTGTTCCATGCTCTATGTTATTACTGACAGCATCAACCATTTTGTCAAAGAATATTTATAGGACAATGAGACCAAATACAACGGATGCACAAATTGGACGATTAACTCGTATATTTGTTCCGATTGTTGCACTAATCGCTGTATTTTTTACGTTTTATGGTGGAAGCAGCATTATTGCATTGTTGATCATGGCTTATAGCTTTGTATTACAATTATTTCCACCTCTGTTTTGTAGCTTATGGAAAAGGAATCCGATTAATAGAGTAGGTGCTTTTGCAGGGATTATAGCTGGCGTCATTGTCGTTGCATATATCACTATAAAACAAGCGACGATGGGAACATTCTTTCCGCAAGCTCCGCAGTTTATAAAAGACATTGATGTCGGCATAGCGGCTCTTGTAGTGAACATAGTAATCATGTTTGTTGTCAGCGTTGTTACAAATAAAGGAAAGGAAAAACTAGAGCCTGAGATTACGTTGCAAAAAACAGTATAG
- a CDS encoding tartrate dehydrogenase encodes MKTLKVAVIAGDGIGPEVMDEGVKVLQTIANVSQQFKFEFTYFPWGCEFYSKHGKMMDDDGIEQLKAFDAIYLGAVGFPGVPDYISLWDLLLRIRQSFDQYVNIRPVTLLKGAPCPLKDVKREDIDMLFIRENSEGEYAGAGDWLYKGKEHEVVLQNSVFSRKGTERIIRYAFEIARKERKSLTSISKGNALNYSMVFWDQIFEEISKEYPDVKTASYLVDAAAMLMIKEPHRFEVVVTSNLFGDILTDLGAALAGGLGLAAGANINPERQYPSMFEPIHGSAPDIAGQQIANPLAAIWSASQMLDFFGYESYGKLVLDALEQTLVEGKVLTPDMGGTASTSDVGKRIVEILTSLILTQTHERV; translated from the coding sequence ATGAAAACATTGAAAGTAGCTGTTATTGCTGGAGACGGAATTGGTCCTGAGGTAATGGATGAAGGTGTGAAAGTACTGCAAACAATTGCAAATGTAAGTCAGCAATTTAAGTTTGAATTTACGTATTTTCCATGGGGGTGCGAATTTTATTCCAAGCATGGAAAAATGATGGATGATGATGGGATTGAACAACTTAAGGCATTTGATGCGATTTATTTAGGTGCTGTAGGATTTCCTGGAGTACCTGATTATATCTCGCTTTGGGATTTGCTTTTGAGAATTCGTCAAAGTTTCGATCAATATGTAAATATACGTCCTGTCACTTTATTAAAAGGTGCTCCTTGCCCGTTAAAAGATGTAAAGCGTGAAGATATTGATATGCTCTTTATTCGGGAAAATAGTGAAGGAGAGTATGCGGGTGCCGGCGATTGGTTATATAAAGGGAAAGAACATGAGGTCGTTTTACAAAATAGTGTGTTTTCTCGTAAAGGAACGGAGCGCATTATTCGTTATGCATTTGAAATAGCTCGAAAGGAAAGGAAATCTTTAACGAGCATTAGTAAAGGAAATGCCCTGAATTATTCAATGGTTTTTTGGGATCAAATTTTTGAAGAGATTAGTAAAGAATATCCGGATGTGAAAACAGCTTCTTATTTAGTAGATGCAGCTGCAATGTTGATGATTAAAGAGCCGCACCGGTTTGAAGTTGTTGTGACATCGAACTTATTTGGTGATATTTTAACGGACTTAGGGGCGGCTCTTGCCGGTGGTTTAGGCTTGGCAGCAGGAGCGAATATTAATCCTGAAAGACAGTATCCATCGATGTTTGAGCCAATTCATGGTTCGGCGCCCGATATTGCAGGGCAACAAATCGCCAATCCTTTGGCGGCAATATGGTCAGCAAGCCAAATGCTCGATTTTTTCGGATATGAATCTTACGGAAAATTAGTATTAGATGCATTGGAACAGACTTTGGTAGAAGGGAAAGTTTTGACACCAGATATGGGGGGAACTGCTTCTACATCAGATGTTGGAAAACGTATAGTGGAGATTTTAACATCTCTTATTCTTACCCAAACGCATGAAAGAGTGTAA
- a CDS encoding L-carnitine dehydrogenase yields MERRNNLSSNMIKKVTVVGTGVIGNGWISRFLSQGYDVVATDVAEHAEIRIRQSIENAWPALEKQGLAKGASKDRLTFEPDLAKAVADADLIQENVPEREALKRNVLAEIDRFAKPEAIIASSTSGLKPSTLQEDCQRPERVIVAHPFNPVYLIPLVELVGGKNTSPETIKVAEQFYQSINMKPLVISTEVEGHVADRLMEAIWREALHLINDGVATTEEVDAAIIYGPGLRWALMGPFLTLHLAGGEQGMRHMLKQFGPALQLPWTKLVAPKLTTDLTNQVIAGCEAQTTGHSITELEQRRDEFLIELIQLLEKYWPGANLSGKL; encoded by the coding sequence ATGGAAAGGCGGAATAATTTGAGCTCAAATATGATTAAAAAAGTAACCGTTGTTGGGACAGGTGTTATTGGAAATGGATGGATTTCTCGTTTTCTATCACAAGGCTATGATGTCGTTGCAACTGACGTAGCAGAACATGCAGAAATACGTATAAGACAGAGTATAGAGAATGCTTGGCCTGCGCTTGAAAAACAAGGATTAGCAAAAGGAGCTTCTAAAGATAGACTCACGTTCGAACCAGATTTGGCAAAAGCCGTAGCAGATGCTGATTTAATTCAAGAAAATGTCCCTGAGCGAGAAGCGTTAAAAAGAAATGTTTTAGCTGAAATTGACCGTTTCGCTAAACCGGAAGCAATTATTGCCTCAAGTACTTCCGGACTAAAACCAAGTACGTTACAGGAAGATTGCCAACGACCTGAGCGCGTCATTGTTGCACATCCATTCAATCCCGTTTATTTAATTCCACTCGTAGAATTAGTTGGCGGAAAAAATACTTCTCCTGAAACGATAAAAGTTGCAGAGCAATTTTATCAATCTATTAATATGAAGCCACTTGTCATTTCAACAGAAGTGGAAGGTCATGTGGCTGACCGTCTTATGGAAGCAATATGGCGCGAAGCACTACATCTTATCAATGATGGTGTTGCCACAACAGAAGAAGTGGACGCCGCGATTATCTATGGCCCAGGATTGCGCTGGGCACTTATGGGACCGTTTCTAACCCTTCATCTTGCAGGTGGTGAACAAGGAATGAGACATATGCTGAAACAATTTGGTCCAGCCTTACAACTGCCATGGACGAAATTAGTCGCACCAAAACTAACTACCGACCTGACCAATCAAGTCATTGCAGGATGTGAAGCACAAACGACTGGACATTCCATAACAGAACTAGAACAACGTCGTGATGAATTCTTAATCGAACTGATCCAATTACTTGAGAAATATTGGCCAGGAGCAAACTTAAGCGGAAAGCTCTAA
- the adhP gene encoding alcohol dehydrogenase AdhP encodes MKAVVVNKNSKANIEVIEKELRPLRAGEALVDVEYCGVCHTDLHVANHDFGNTDGRILGHEGIGIVTKIADDVTSLQVGDRVSIAWMFQSCGRCEYCVTGRETFCREVKNAGYTVDGGMAEQCIVTADYAVKVPEGLDPAQASSITCAGVTTYKAIKVSDIKPGQSIVIYGCGGLGNLAVQYAKHVFGAKVIAVDINDDKLALAKKVGADMTINPTTQGLADKIIQEAFGGAYAAVVTAVSKVAFNSAVDAVRACGKVVAVGLPVETMDLSIPRLVLDGIEVVGSLVGTRKDLEEAFMFGAEGKVVPVVQTCSLDEVQDVFEEMEQGKIQGRMVIDFKQHK; translated from the coding sequence ATGAAAGCAGTAGTGGTTAATAAAAACAGCAAAGCAAACATTGAAGTTATCGAAAAAGAATTACGTCCGTTACGCGCAGGCGAAGCGTTAGTAGATGTAGAATATTGCGGAGTTTGTCATACTGACTTACACGTTGCAAATCATGACTTTGGTAACACAGATGGTCGTATTCTTGGACACGAGGGCATAGGAATTGTAACGAAAATTGCAGATGATGTTACTTCGCTTCAGGTTGGTGACCGTGTAAGTATCGCATGGATGTTCCAATCTTGTGGTCGTTGTGAATATTGCGTAACTGGTAGAGAAACATTTTGTCGTGAAGTTAAGAATGCGGGTTATACAGTAGATGGCGGTATGGCTGAACAATGTATCGTTACTGCTGATTATGCGGTAAAAGTACCAGAAGGATTAGATCCTGCTCAAGCATCATCTATCACATGTGCCGGTGTAACTACATATAAAGCGATTAAAGTATCCGATATTAAACCTGGCCAATCTATCGTAATCTACGGTTGTGGTGGATTAGGTAACCTTGCTGTCCAATATGCGAAACATGTATTTGGTGCAAAGGTTATTGCAGTAGATATCAATGACGACAAATTAGCATTGGCTAAAAAGGTTGGTGCTGATATGACAATCAATCCAACTACTCAAGGACTTGCTGATAAGATAATTCAAGAGGCATTTGGTGGTGCTTATGCTGCTGTAGTAACAGCAGTTTCTAAAGTGGCCTTCAACTCAGCAGTTGATGCAGTCCGTGCTTGCGGTAAAGTCGTTGCGGTAGGTTTACCAGTAGAAACTATGGATTTAAGCATTCCACGACTTGTGTTAGATGGAATTGAAGTAGTAGGTTCTTTAGTTGGTACTCGTAAGGACTTAGAAGAAGCATTTATGTTCGGTGCAGAAGGCAAAGTAGTGCCGGTTGTTCAAACTTGTTCATTAGATGAAGTACAAGATGTATTCGAAGAAATGGAGCAAGGTAAGATTCAAGGTCGTATGGTAATCGATTTTAAACAGCATAAGTAA
- a CDS encoding aldehyde dehydrogenase family protein: protein MVGGEGELKKHLFINGKQMETKEYAPLYSPYTRKKIAEVAVASREQVKQAITVADEAKSVIANMPAYQRAEILENVVNLLKEQVNQAAEMIAQEAAKPIVFAKAEVVRTIETYKFAAEEAKRIHGETIPFDAASGGGGRFGYTVRKPIGVIGAITPFNFPMNLVAHKVGPAIAAGNTIVLKPASQTPLSALFIAELFQQAGLPDGVFNVVTGAGRTVGDAIVEDDRVSMVTFTGSPSVGIGIRNKAGLKRTTLELGSNAAVIIDRGVNIDSIIERCVMGAFSNQGQVCISLQRAYVHEEVYEEFVTKFVEATKRLKLGDPLDSETDISALISPEDTDRSLSWIEEGKQKNAKVAIGGNMQGTVLEPTVMLDVAPELKVSCQEVFAPIVLVNKVASVDEAISYVNDSRYGLQAGIYTENVTHALKAAEALHVGAVMINDVPTFRVDHMPYGGVKESGTGREGIKYAVEEMTELKLIVWNQNECGS, encoded by the coding sequence ATGGTTGGGGGAGAAGGAGAATTGAAAAAGCATTTGTTCATTAACGGAAAACAAATGGAGACAAAGGAGTATGCTCCACTTTACTCACCGTATACAAGGAAGAAGATTGCAGAAGTTGCGGTGGCAAGTCGGGAGCAGGTGAAGCAAGCTATTACGGTAGCTGATGAAGCAAAGTCTGTCATAGCCAATATGCCGGCATATCAACGAGCTGAGATTTTAGAAAATGTTGTTAACTTATTGAAGGAACAAGTAAATCAAGCAGCTGAAATGATTGCGCAAGAAGCGGCGAAACCAATTGTCTTTGCGAAAGCGGAAGTAGTACGTACCATTGAGACATATAAGTTTGCGGCTGAAGAGGCGAAAAGAATTCATGGGGAAACCATTCCGTTTGATGCGGCATCTGGAGGGGGCGGTAGATTCGGGTATACGGTTCGAAAACCGATTGGTGTGATTGGAGCGATTACCCCGTTTAATTTTCCTATGAATTTAGTTGCTCATAAGGTAGGGCCCGCTATTGCGGCAGGTAATACGATTGTGTTGAAACCAGCTTCTCAAACCCCTTTGTCCGCTTTATTTATTGCTGAGTTGTTCCAACAAGCGGGATTGCCAGATGGTGTATTCAATGTTGTGACAGGGGCGGGAAGAACGGTAGGAGACGCAATTGTAGAGGATGACAGGGTCAGTATGGTTACTTTTACTGGAAGTCCTAGTGTAGGAATTGGAATTCGCAATAAAGCTGGATTGAAACGCACAACATTGGAGCTTGGTTCCAATGCGGCCGTTATTATTGACCGGGGTGTAAATATTGATAGTATCATAGAGCGCTGCGTTATGGGGGCATTCTCTAATCAAGGGCAAGTATGTATTTCACTGCAAAGAGCATATGTTCATGAAGAAGTATACGAAGAGTTTGTTACAAAGTTTGTAGAAGCAACGAAAAGACTAAAGCTAGGCGATCCGCTTGATTCAGAAACAGATATTTCTGCTTTGATTTCACCAGAAGATACGGATCGTTCTCTAAGCTGGATTGAAGAAGGAAAACAAAAAAATGCTAAGGTTGCGATAGGTGGAAATATGCAAGGAACAGTACTTGAGCCAACGGTTATGTTGGATGTTGCACCGGAATTAAAGGTGTCTTGTCAGGAAGTATTTGCTCCTATTGTGTTAGTAAATAAGGTAGCATCTGTAGATGAGGCTATTTCTTATGTGAATGATTCGCGTTATGGGCTCCAGGCAGGAATTTATACAGAAAACGTAACACATGCTTTGAAAGCAGCGGAAGCATTGCACGTGGGGGCAGTTATGATTAACGATGTTCCAACATTCCGCGTTGATCATATGCCTTACGGTGGTGTGAAAGAAAGTGGTACAGGAAGAGAAGGAATAAAGTATGCCGTTGAAGAAATGACAGAATTGAAATTAATTGTTTGGAATCAAAACGAATGCGGTAGTTAA